The window ccaatcattttgacccctatcttttttagattttttacaaattatttgtcAAACAaagtctttctctgagcaattgtattagtataaaataatatatatatatttttttaaatgcatatggtatagctcagtatttgaattatttattttatacactaTATTTGGCTGATCTTCATCAAGGATGCCAATAATTATTGACTTGACTGTATAATAATCAGCGATGCATTTCACTCACAGATATAATAAAATCCATCATTATTTATAGGCATTGGAGAGTCTATTCATCAAAACATGTTATTACAAGGCAATTGATAGCTATTAGACACCAATTTACTCTAGAATTAGGCCTGGTTTAAACGATCTAAAGCTTTTTGGCTCTATATATTAAAGCAATTATTTTTTGCCATTGTTGTTAGGGCATCGACCTTGTAGGAATAATGAATGTGGCAGGTGCTAGTTTTGTTCTCTCTACTGTAGCACAGATGAATGTGGCAGGTGCTAGTTTTGTTCTCTCTACTGTAGCACAGATGAATGTGGCAGGTGATAGTTTTGGTCTCTTTACTGTAGCACATATGTAACCCCAGAACCCTTGCTGTCGATAGCCAGGTTGGAGCTCAAGGACAGCCTTGCATCATTACCACCATGAGTTGGGATTGACATTTAACCTGTTAATTCACCACTGTGGTGAATGCGTGCAAGGTGGGAAGGTCACCCAGATTAGACTCGAATTAGATACATATGACCTTTATCTCTCTCAATTAAATGACATcaaaaggctttattggcatggagtCTAACTACATAAAATCATATTAAATCTGACAACGGAAATGAGTTCTCGCCCTTGTGAGGTCTCAATGGGAAACTGTTTTGATAGTTACCCTGACTATTTCTATGACAAATGCAAGTCATATTGTATTCCTCTGCAGGTACCAAACTGATGGTGTTGTACCGCAACCTGGTGGATAATGTGAGCACTCTCGCTTGTACTGCGCCCTGCACTGCAGTAGGTGTCAGTATGTTCTTCTTCATCCTTTTGAAAAGTGTATTCTTCTTCATCCTTTTGAAAAGTATCTTCAACCTAGGGGAGAACCAGGAAGTAACTCGTTTGTTTAGATTATTTGCTAGCTTGGTCTTGGCAACTCCAGGAGTTACGTTTTTGCTTGTTTTAGAAAGTGAACGTGTAGCTAGATAGAGTATTTCAACATAGCATCGTAACATGaataaaacagagagaggaatcATGAGCTCATTGCTTGTTGTTGTGACTGTAACCTGTGTCCTCGTTAGCCGAGCAGAATGTCTCACTAGTACTACGCCAACGCCATTGAATTGTAAGATACTATTCCTACATTTTTGGCTACGAAATGTATCAACAGCATGATTCAGTGTTGTCATTGCTCGTTTCATTTATTTGTTTGTATTTTGTCACTTGTAAGGTCtcgatggctagctagctaactagaacTGAAATGCGtcatcagctaacgttagcttgctaggtTAGCAAAAATCATAAACTTTGAGTTGGTGTGACATGCACAATTGTAGACAGTATGGCGACTTAGCCTAGTTTTAAGCATGGCACAGCTTAGACTTACTGAATGCAAATAAGAACACACATGTCCTTTCATTTCAGCTTGCAAAGCCTTCTCAACATGTGACTCATGCATTCAAAACCCAAAGGTAAGCAGAATATTATGTAACACTTCCTATTTGTAAAGCGTATACATTATAGCCTTGGCTACTAACTATAGCACTCAAGCTATGTTCAAtaaaacagtatatatatatatatatgtatatgtgtattagTTAATTTGTACCATTTTGTACAAGGGTCACATCATTGAAAGTAATGTATGAATCCATTTAAGTTACTCTATAAATAAAGGCAGAGAATTGATAGGGACTTCACCATACGATATTACGAAACTTAGATGCCGATACGATATATATTGGTGATTCTCATTATTccatatgtattgcgattcgatgttccaaacatattgcgcactgctgcagagggacaagagagagacatgagaaaacaagttttgatcagtcatctAAATAAAAGTGCTGTAAACAAATTGGCTACCAatttaaaaagatggagaacactttgaaggaaaaatactggagttttgctGTAGGTTCAGCCAACTAGTTCAAAAGTAATATAGTGATATTGTGAAAACAATGCAATATGATAtattgtcaaaaataatatcTTGATATGTAATTATGAATTCCCCACCCCCAATCACTAATATTAATACATTAAATTATGGACACAGTCAAGGACATGGGTGAAGGCTGGGAATAGGTGATCCTGCGCATATCAACTCTTTGAGAATTGAAGTACTAGGCTAATGATGAGTGTCTTGTCTTTTCTCAGTGCCTGTGGTGCATGACCAACGACACCTGCACAGACTACCCAGTGAGCTACATTCTGCCTCCGCCTGCAGTGTGTAAACTGTCACAGGCACGATGGGGAGTGTGTTGGGGTGAGTGAAATTAAGTTTTACACGATGGGACCTCCCATTAGACGATCTGATGTGGGTGCAGGATTTAGTCCCACCCGAGCAAGAACACACCTGATTGTACTAATCAACTTATTGTTGTGTTCGATTTAGACATGGATTAGTGTAATCAAGTGTGTTAATGCTTTGCTAGAACAAAAGCCTGCCCTGTACCCACATCAGCCCATGGCGGGCCACATGCTTTGTTGGGTGTCTGTTCAGGTCAATATAGCAACAGTCAGATTAATACATAATAGTACATCTGAACTactgctgactggatgttttttttgttgcattattctctgtaaaccctagacactgctgtgtgtgtgtaaagcccAGGAGGCAGGGcagtttctgagatactggaaaaGGGGATGCTTGGCACTGACGATCATACCaagctcaaagtcgcttaggtcacttgtttttCCCATTGTAACATTCGAACAGTAACGGAAtgcctctgcctgtctgcctgcgttATTGTAAGCCActgccacgtgactcactgtctgtaggagcaatcCATTTTTGTGAACTGGGTGGTGTTCCTAATAAACTGGCTGctgagaaagtattcacatcccttgacttttctACATTTGGTTGTGTTTGTTAAAGGCTGagattttgtcactggcctacacacaataccccataatgtcaatgtgTAATTAGagtgtttaaccctttttttcaATGACCACCTCATCTCGGTACCGCACACATGCACTTATCTGTATGGTCGAGCAGTgactttcaaacacagattcaaccacaaaaaccagggcgattttccaatgcctcacaaagaagggcacctattggtagataggtcaaaataaaaagcagacattgaatatcccttttgaacttgaagttattaattacactttcgGTGGCGTATCAACAtacccagtcactataaagagACAGGAgtgcttcctaactcagttgcctgagAGGTTGGAAACTGTTCAGTGACTTGAAAACAGTTagggtttaatggctgtgataggaaaacTGAGGGTGGTTCAACAACATTGTACAGTAGTTACTCCACATACTGTTTTGacggagtgaaaagaaggaagtctgtacagaataaaaaatattccaaaacatgcattgtgTTTGTAACAAGGCAACAAAGTAATAGTGAAAGAAATAAGGCAAAGCAATTCACGTTTTGCCCTGAATGcaaagtgttgtgtttggggcaaacCCAGTACAACACATTAATAGgtaccactccatattttcaagcatagtggtggctgcatcatgttatgggtatgcttgtaatcgttaaggctGGGTCAGTGTTTcaggattaaaaaaataaacagaatggagctaagcacagacaaaatcctagaagaaaccctgtctgtctgtttccacCAGATACTAGgatatgaattcacctttcagcaagacaataacctaaaacacactgagtgtagaaaacattaagaacaacaCCTTcctaaaacattaggaacaaacCCCggtttcccctcagaacagccccaATTAGTCtgtgcatggactctacaaggtttcgaaagtgttccacaggaatgctggaccatgttgactcgGATACCTCCCACAgatgtcaagttgactggatgtcctttggctgaTGGACCACCACTCTTgattcacacaggaaactgttgagcgtgaaaaaaaaaaaacagcagagttgcaattcttgacacaaaccggtagcctggcacctactaccataccccgttcaaacgCACTTAAGTCTTTTCTCTTGCCCTTTCTCCATCTGAATGgtgcacatacacaatccatgtctccaattgtctcaaggcttaaaaaatattctttaacctgtctcctccccttcatctacactgatttgaagtggatttatcaagtcacatcaataagggatcatagctggtCGGACTAtgtattcctaatgttttatacactcattgtacactggagttgcttaccaagacaacattgaatgttcctgagtggcccagTTACAGCTTTCACTTAAATCGGCTTAAATcttatggcaagacttaaatggctgtctagcaatgatcaacaaccaacttaacagagcttgaatcattttttaaaataataatgtgcaaatattgtacaatccaggtgtgcagtatggaaacatgattaaagtgaccagtgttcattgactatgtacataagGCAGCAGTCtgtaaggtgcagggtagagtacttaGTGGTAGCTGGcaagtaacagtgactaaggttcagggtaggttactgggcggaggccggctagtggtgactatttggcagtctgatggcctggagatagaagctgtttttcattctctcgatcccagctttgatgcacctgtaatgTCTCCGctttctagatggtagcggggtgaacaggctgtggctcatTCAGGCCTAGTAGATGTCAGTCAGACAGCCTGCCCCCTCTGGCTGTTCTGTGTTGATTAGAGCCACCCCACTGACtgatccacacaaacacacacacacactgtggctgCCTGCTGGAGCAGCCTGCTGGGGTTCTGATCATAGGCCTCTGGGCCACAGATGACAACAGCATGGGGTGTCTGGCTGGTTTCTGAGCACGAGGTTAGATTCCAGGGCTAGATACTAAGGAATATCATACATTCCACAGTATTTTCATAATAAAAGAAGAGATCTATCattttgttttgtaaaaaaatcTCCCTGCCACAAATATTGGCATATTTAATTGAGAATGCAATGTTTTATGACATGAGAATCTGGAAACAACCGTCTTTGTCCAAACTAGTTACTAATCAGTTTAAAAAGCCTTCTGAACTTGTGACTGATGCATTCAAAACCTAAAGGTAAGAAGAATATTATGCTACAATTCTTGACCAACATTTCTTTTGTCCAAACCAAATCGAGCAAGTACAAAAATCTTGACATAAAATCCCACTTGTAATTTGAAAAACACACCAGCAGGTGGCAGTATTGTCTAACAAAGGTGCATTGTTGAATTTGTAGTCTGAGTGCCAAAACTGAGCCTTTCATATCGCTCAATCACAGGCTGGTACTGCTCAGGCTTATTAAATAATACTGCATATCTGACTTTCTCAACTAATCAGTATCAGTGCAGTCTGTGCACCCCTCATTTGGATCGGTTTGATTCCTCATGGGTTTATTAGTCATATACCTACATATTGATAGAATAAATGCATAATCACATTAATAATTAAATGTTCTCTTCATCCTTGATAAAGGATAGTGTGTTGTGAAATTAActtaaaattaaaataactttGAAGCATGTTATTTGTTCATATCTTGACCCTTGACCTTTTCTCTGTTCCAGTGAACTTCGAGGCCCTGATCATCGCCATGGCAGTGTTAGGCGGGACCATTATCATCAGCATCACagtctgttgctgctgctgctgttgctgcaagAAACGTCAATCAGGGTAagacaggaagtgatgtcaccaAATTGCCCTGTCTAGCCTAATGTTAAGGCAAACTTGCAAAGAATGGCAAGGGCTTTATCAATCAGTCTTGTTCATAATCCTAGGAAAAACCTCCACTCTAACCATGTCTTTCAATACCTCAGACTCCTCATAAATGTGCTGATATTCCGCATATCCTTTGTTACATCCAACATCAGATTATTCCATTGCAAATCTCTAttaacatacacaatccatgtacaGTGGTTATACCCTTTTATTAAACCAGGTTTGGATGCTGAGCCTGCCCTGCTTGTTATGCAACGCTAGGAGGAAGGAAGAAGAAACTGTCACTACAAAGTGGAATGTTTTAAAACGGCATGTCAATCAAATGCTTGCTGGCCTGACACCCTGATTGGCAGCCCTTTAAATGCAGCCGCTCTGTGCATCTCAATCATCTATCCTAACTAAACATGAAGACCGTGAAGAGGAAACAACATGTCTGTCCGAAATGAAATTCCACACAGTTCATATTTCTCACCTCCCAATCATTGGAATGCCTCTGCATATATTGGCATAATGATTTGTTCCATTTTAAGATTACATCCAATTAACAAAGATGACACCTCTCTCGTTTCCCCAGCAGAACCTCTCACCTGTCAGAACCTCTCCCCTTTCCAAGCTCACGCAACAGCAGCCTCACTTTTTGCGTTAAAACACAAGCAGCAGAATAACAGGATATAGGATTCCTTCTTGTTGGCAGCATCTATGCAAAGTAAAAAGCAACAGCTGTTCTATACAACAGATCTTAACAGTGTTATTGTTGACAAGGAATACTAAGTCTCATTTCCACTTGGAGACAAAGTATAtcatataatatactgtacaaggAAAGTGTGTTCTCAGACCAATCTGTGCTGGTGTGTCTATGTCTGTAGAACGTGATGTTTCAAGGTGATTGTAACGctgcctgtgtctctgtctcaccaggccagacagagatgaggagaggtttgccaggaagagagaggagatcagACAGCGTGCTGATGAACGGTACGGATTCATTAGTTATCGCACCCTCTGCTTCACACTGGCTTTCAACCCACTACTAAAGGATGCCCCATTTTATCAACACAATGATTTGTGTGAGCCCACACTGTTAGTTGCTTAGATTTTTGGGGAGGTGCTTGTATCTGTTTCAATTATCGAAACCACTTCCCACAGCTACCTAGTCAGATTCAGAGTTTTCTACTCTGTTGTTGGTGATCATCTATGGAGACGTTCTCTGTCAGGGTTGGGGATTTGAACAGTTGGTGAGCTGTGCCTGCGGCTCTTCAAGCAGCACCGTCCCCAGGagaaatactgtgtgtgtgtgtatccccaAACACCAACCGAGAGGATTGTAATCACTGATTCCAGCTCTTAGTCTTCAGCAGCTGCACTTTGATAAGTGTGTGTTGAATATAGAACGTGCCACTACATAGTGTAGTGGTAGAAATGGGATTCTGAGCCACTCTTCCTCCTACACTGAATCACTCCCTTCACATAAATGTTTCAGCCTTTCTTTACCTTTTTTCCCGCCTGTCATCCACCGAGTATTTCTTGATGTGTTGTTTAACGTAGTGAGCAGTCAGTCATGCAGAAAGACAGTCGGTACAGTAAGTTTATCATGTCACATGCTGCGTGGTGTACTGGGGAGTCTTGgctcactgtgtgtttctgaattAAACCAACCTCTGTGAACCTTTGTTCTATCAAACCAGGGAATGTAGAGTATATTCACTCAGTCAGTTCCTGATGTGGATCAAACCACCATAGTGTTAGTGTACTGACCTACATAGACAGTGTTGGTGTTCTGATGGGAACAGAGGACCCAGACCTGTTTTAGGCACCATGGGAGAGGAGGGAACCTCTAGAGAGTTTACAGCACATCCCCGGAGTCTGCAGATGGAGAGGTTAGGGCACAGCTAAGAGCTATGGGCCCTCTGTCATCTGAGCCACAGATGGGAAACATTCTACAGAACAACTAAACAGACATAAGTTACCACATCCCCACCATCCAGACTCCACCGACTTTTACTGTATCTCTATGTTGGGGAATGTCCCATTGAAATACACAGGGTTTAGGTTATCAAACCAAGGGGTTTTGGGAGGTCTAAGACGGCGTTAGAGAGCGAGTTTAGAAAGACAGAGTGCACTTGAGTCTTTGAGATTGTATTCATCCCTTTCGCTCTTTTTCATTTTCTACCGGTCGCTCACTTGTTGCCTTCGTGCATGGTTATGTGGGAGTCAGTCAGctgagcgggagggagggaggtgggggagacGGATGGTGGTCAGGACagcctctgctcctctctgcctctcagcCTGCCTGCCTCCACTGGTTGCTGCTCCCCAGATCACTACCTGGCATTAAAGAGCCCAGACTGATTTATAATGTATTTCTTTGTGTGGGACTGCCACTGGGGACCCAGTGAATTTACGTCCCTGGAGGGGCCAACAAAACAATCACAACCacctcccctccctgcctcctttGTGTCCCCCATAAAGTTAGAGCGATGGCTGGGTGGCAGGCTCCTCAGCCTGCCCTTTGCTCGTATTTCACCTACTGCTGGCCATGTCGGTGTAAAACACAGCGTCTTGTTGTTTACGAGCCTCTATCAGGGGCCATGGGGAGGTAAACAATGACACTAAAGCCGCCTTAAATAATGTCAGATGTCTAAAGGCTTAATGCTGCCACTTTAAGGCATGGCAGCTTCGTTCAGCAAGATGGAGGGTAGAGTCAACTTTTGGTTTGTAGAGGACAGATATAGATGCCACTTTAAGGCATGGCAGCTTCGTTCAGCAAGATGGAGGGTGGAGTCAACTTTTGGTTTGTAGAGGACAGATATAGATGCCACTTTAAGGCATGGCAGCTTCGTTCAGCAAGATGGAGGGTGGAGTCAACTTTTGGTTTGTAGAGGACAGATATAGATGCCACTTTTGTTATTGATTGCTTTTGACAACCATATTTCATATCTCCACGACTGCATTCCATTAGTTGACTTGATAAGGTATTTGCAGCTTGGGCAAAGTTCTTCCATTAAGCAGGGCTCCTCTGAGGAGGCTGGGGAGTATGGTG of the Oncorhynchus clarkii lewisi isolate Uvic-CL-2024 chromosome 3, UVic_Ocla_1.0, whole genome shotgun sequence genome contains:
- the LOC139390816 gene encoding pituitary tumor-transforming gene 1 protein-interacting protein-like; the protein is MNKTERGIMSSLLVVVTVTCVLVSRAECLTSTTPTPLNSCKAFSTCDSCIQNPKCLWCMTNDTCTDYPVSYILPPPAVCKLSQARWGVCWVNFEALIIAMAVLGGTIIISITVCCCCCCCCKKRQSGPDRDEERFARKREEIRQRADERKVERKVRHDDIRKKYGLVPDSDHPYSKFENE